Proteins from a single region of Microbacterium sp. zg-Y818:
- a CDS encoding carbohydrate ABC transporter permease, with translation MSATSVIEETADVVPTPGARKPGFSPRRKASRSYGEGRRAGWLTYAVLGLVIVISAFPFYWSIVVGSWTNQIIYSSDITLTVGPNLWDSITRVLSADINFAAATLNSIIVSATTSLSVVLFSTLAGFSFAKLKFRGANALLIAVIATMAVPTQLGIVPLYLLMGELDLQGNLLAVILPGLVTAFGVFWMTQYLREGLPDELIDAARVDGASMIKTFWHVALPAARPAAAMLFLFTFVGSWTNFFWPYVILDNRNGTLPVALQGLQSQYYTDFPLILTGALLSTLPLLIMFVFVGKQLVSGIMAGAVKG, from the coding sequence ATGAGCGCCACGTCTGTCATCGAAGAGACTGCCGACGTCGTCCCCACGCCGGGTGCGCGTAAGCCGGGGTTCTCCCCGCGACGCAAGGCCTCTCGCAGCTACGGCGAGGGTCGTCGCGCAGGGTGGTTGACCTATGCGGTCCTCGGCCTCGTGATCGTCATCTCCGCCTTCCCGTTCTACTGGTCGATCGTCGTCGGCAGCTGGACGAACCAGATCATCTACTCCAGCGACATCACGCTCACGGTCGGCCCCAACCTCTGGGACTCGATCACCCGCGTCCTCAGTGCCGACATCAACTTCGCCGCAGCGACGCTGAACTCGATCATCGTGTCGGCGACGACGTCGCTCTCGGTGGTGCTCTTCTCCACCCTGGCCGGATTCTCGTTCGCCAAGCTGAAGTTCCGCGGCGCCAACGCTCTTCTGATCGCGGTCATCGCGACGATGGCTGTCCCGACGCAGCTGGGCATCGTGCCGCTCTACCTGCTCATGGGTGAACTCGACCTGCAGGGAAACCTGCTCGCAGTCATCCTTCCGGGCCTGGTCACCGCGTTCGGCGTGTTCTGGATGACGCAGTACCTTCGTGAAGGTCTGCCGGACGAGCTGATCGACGCAGCCCGCGTCGACGGCGCGTCGATGATCAAGACGTTCTGGCACGTCGCCCTGCCGGCCGCGCGCCCGGCTGCCGCGATGCTGTTCCTCTTCACATTCGTCGGCAGCTGGACCAACTTCTTCTGGCCCTACGTGATCCTCGACAACCGCAACGGCACGCTTCCCGTGGCACTGCAGGGGCTGCAGTCGCAGTACTACACCGACTTCCCGCTCATCCTCACGGGAGCACTGCTGTCCACTCTGCCGCTGCTCATCATGTTCGTCTTCGTGGGCAAGCAGCTGGTCAGCGGCATCATGGCGGGCGCTGTCAAGGGCTGA
- the yicI gene encoding alpha-xylosidase yields the protein MKFTDGLWHVRPGVEALYAQEAYAIDVEPERVTVLAPTRVIASRGDVLNRPTLTVSLSSPAEGVIGVRVSHHKGGRRSPGFELPGAGEVEVETSEDAETVQLRSGSLTARLKRGTSFQLDFVDDTGRVLTSAGSKSLAHMRLAPDAAVTTEPAGIAGVTETGLAPARAYTLAQLDLAVGELVYGLGERFGPLVKNGQTVDIWHADGGTSSELAYKNVPFYLTNRGYGVFVNQPEHVSFEVASELVERVQFATAGESIEFFVIAGPTPADVLRRYTALTGRPAAVPDWSYGLWLSTSFTTDYDEATVGSFIDGMAERGIPLEAFHFDCFWMREFEWTNLEWDPRTFPDPKGMLERLHERGLHVCAWINPYIAERSALFDEGAELGYLVRRPDGSVWQWDWWVAGMALVDFTNPDATRWFQEKLRELVRGGVDALKTDFGERIPTDVVWHDGTAPETMHNLYTQLYNRAVFEVLEEEKGAGEAVLFARSATAGGQQFPVHWGGDNSSSFISMAETLRGGLSLAFSGFGYWSHDIGGFEGLPDAAVFKRWVAFGALSSHTRLHGSTSYRVPWAFDDEAVDVTRRFVRLKLSLTPYLRAAGDAAHTQGLPIMRPMQLAFPGDPAVDNLDRQYLLGGDLLVAPVFSAVGDVDFYLPTGEWTDYFTGEQLSGGRWVRRTCGFDEIPLYVREGAVIPVSAYEDTAEDVDLEGLTLFVAPGEQGVTTVRVRPTGGTDVEYVVERTADGISVRGPGTFRVAPVGRPDRAVTAVDGRAEVSP from the coding sequence ATGAAGTTCACCGATGGCCTCTGGCACGTGCGCCCGGGTGTGGAAGCGCTGTACGCCCAGGAGGCGTATGCGATCGACGTCGAGCCGGAGCGGGTCACCGTTCTCGCACCCACGCGCGTCATCGCGTCGCGCGGAGACGTGCTGAACCGGCCGACTCTCACCGTGTCGCTGTCCTCGCCCGCTGAGGGTGTGATCGGCGTGCGCGTCAGCCACCACAAGGGCGGACGGCGCTCGCCCGGCTTCGAGCTCCCCGGTGCCGGCGAGGTCGAGGTGGAGACGTCGGAGGATGCCGAGACGGTGCAATTGCGCTCGGGGTCACTGACGGCGCGCCTGAAGCGCGGCACGTCGTTCCAGCTCGATTTCGTGGACGACACCGGAAGGGTGCTGACGTCGGCGGGGTCCAAATCGCTGGCGCACATGCGTCTCGCCCCCGACGCCGCGGTGACGACGGAGCCCGCGGGCATCGCCGGTGTCACCGAGACCGGACTCGCCCCGGCGCGCGCCTACACGCTCGCGCAGCTGGACCTCGCCGTCGGCGAGCTCGTGTACGGGCTCGGCGAACGGTTCGGTCCGCTGGTCAAGAACGGGCAGACCGTCGACATCTGGCACGCCGACGGCGGCACCTCCAGCGAGCTGGCCTACAAGAACGTCCCCTTCTACCTGACGAACCGCGGGTACGGGGTCTTCGTCAACCAGCCTGAGCACGTGTCCTTCGAGGTGGCGAGCGAACTGGTCGAGCGCGTGCAATTCGCCACGGCAGGCGAGTCGATCGAGTTCTTCGTGATCGCGGGCCCCACCCCCGCTGACGTGCTGCGCCGCTACACCGCGCTCACCGGCCGGCCGGCGGCCGTGCCGGACTGGTCCTATGGTCTGTGGCTGTCGACCTCGTTCACGACCGATTACGACGAGGCCACCGTCGGGAGTTTCATCGACGGGATGGCCGAGCGTGGCATCCCCCTCGAGGCCTTCCATTTCGACTGCTTCTGGATGCGGGAGTTCGAGTGGACGAACCTCGAGTGGGACCCCCGCACGTTCCCTGACCCGAAGGGCATGCTCGAACGGCTTCATGAGCGCGGGCTTCACGTGTGTGCGTGGATCAACCCGTACATCGCCGAGCGCAGTGCGCTGTTCGACGAGGGCGCCGAGCTGGGCTACCTCGTGCGGCGTCCGGATGGTTCGGTCTGGCAGTGGGACTGGTGGGTCGCGGGGATGGCCCTGGTCGACTTCACCAACCCCGACGCGACCCGGTGGTTCCAGGAGAAGCTGCGGGAACTGGTGCGCGGCGGCGTCGACGCGCTGAAGACGGACTTCGGCGAGCGGATCCCGACCGACGTGGTCTGGCATGACGGAACCGCCCCCGAGACCATGCACAACCTCTACACGCAGCTCTACAACCGCGCAGTCTTCGAGGTCCTCGAAGAGGAGAAGGGCGCCGGCGAGGCGGTGCTGTTCGCACGGTCGGCCACGGCGGGCGGTCAGCAGTTCCCCGTGCACTGGGGCGGTGACAACTCGTCGTCGTTCATCTCCATGGCCGAGACGCTGCGCGGAGGGCTGTCCCTCGCCTTCAGCGGGTTCGGATACTGGAGTCACGACATCGGCGGGTTCGAGGGCCTTCCAGACGCCGCGGTCTTCAAGCGGTGGGTCGCCTTCGGCGCGCTCTCGAGCCACACGCGCCTGCACGGTTCCACGAGCTACCGCGTGCCGTGGGCATTCGATGACGAGGCCGTCGACGTCACTCGGCGCTTCGTCCGTCTGAAGCTCTCCCTCACGCCCTACCTCCGTGCCGCCGGCGACGCAGCGCACACCCAGGGCCTGCCGATCATGCGTCCCATGCAGCTCGCCTTCCCGGGCGACCCGGCCGTGGACAACCTCGATCGTCAGTACCTGCTCGGCGGTGATCTGCTCGTCGCCCCCGTGTTCAGCGCCGTCGGCGACGTGGACTTCTACCTGCCGACCGGGGAATGGACGGACTATTTCACCGGCGAGCAGCTCTCGGGCGGCCGTTGGGTGAGACGGACGTGCGGCTTCGACGAGATTCCCCTCTACGTGCGAGAGGGTGCGGTCATCCCCGTCAGCGCATATGAGGACACGGCGGAAGACGTCGACCTCGAGGGCCTCACGTTGTTCGTGGCCCCGGGCGAGCAGGGAGTCACGACGGTTCGCGTGCGTCCTACCGGCGGGACCGATGTGGAGTACGTGGTCGAACGCACAGCCGATGGCATCAGCGTGCGCGGACCGGGTACGTTCCGGGTCGCGCCGGTCGGTCGACCCGACCGCGCCGTGACGGCTGTCGACGGGCGGGCGGAGGTTTCGCCGTGA
- a CDS encoding GH1 family beta-glucosidase: MNPRPFPSDFLFGAATAAYQIEGAAHEDGRRDSIWDAFSRVPGAVINADNGDVACDHYHRYRDDVALMKRMGLQTYRFSASWSRVRPDGGALNPAGVDFYKRLVDELLDAAILPWLTLYHWDLPQALQERGGWTNRDTADLFTEYALDMHDALGDRVQAWTTLNEPWCSSFLSYTAGLHAPGHQSVREGVLAAHHLMLGHGQAVQELRRRDPALKLGLTLNLTVADAVDPADAADVDAARRIDGQFNRWFLDPIFRAEYPADTVEDIRRVDAEAIAALEAATRPGDLETIATPIDTLGVNYYHGEYVGGRPPAVPVDGGDAPTERQGSSPFPSHDGIHWHDRGLARTSMHWEVQPEGLTRLLRRVQDDYTGRLGMPLYVTENGAAYDDVEVQEDGETRVHDGDRVEFVRGHLGAILDAQDAGVDVRGYFYWSLLDNFEWAWGYEKRFGIVRVDYATQARTVKDSGREYSRIIAERALDVPPAG, from the coding sequence GTGAATCCCCGACCTTTCCCCAGCGATTTCCTCTTCGGCGCCGCGACCGCGGCGTACCAGATCGAGGGCGCCGCCCATGAGGACGGGCGGCGGGACTCCATCTGGGATGCCTTCTCGCGTGTTCCCGGTGCCGTCATCAACGCCGACAACGGCGACGTCGCCTGCGACCACTACCACCGCTACCGTGACGACGTCGCGCTGATGAAGCGCATGGGCCTGCAGACCTACCGGTTCTCGGCGTCCTGGTCGCGCGTGCGACCGGACGGCGGAGCGCTCAACCCGGCGGGGGTCGACTTCTACAAGCGGCTGGTGGACGAGCTGCTCGATGCCGCCATCCTTCCCTGGCTGACGCTGTACCACTGGGACCTGCCGCAGGCGCTGCAGGAGCGGGGCGGCTGGACGAACCGCGACACCGCTGACCTCTTCACCGAGTACGCGCTCGACATGCACGACGCCCTCGGCGACCGCGTGCAGGCGTGGACGACGCTCAACGAGCCGTGGTGCTCGTCGTTCCTCAGCTACACCGCGGGCCTTCACGCGCCCGGGCATCAGAGCGTGCGCGAGGGTGTGCTCGCCGCGCACCACCTGATGCTCGGACACGGCCAGGCCGTGCAGGAGCTGCGCCGCCGCGACCCCGCCCTGAAGCTGGGCCTGACGCTGAACCTGACGGTGGCGGATGCCGTGGACCCGGCGGATGCCGCCGACGTCGACGCCGCCCGCCGCATCGACGGCCAGTTCAACCGCTGGTTCCTCGACCCGATCTTCCGGGCGGAGTACCCGGCGGACACCGTCGAGGACATCCGCCGGGTGGATGCCGAAGCCATCGCCGCGCTCGAGGCCGCCACCCGTCCCGGGGACCTCGAGACCATCGCCACCCCCATCGACACCCTCGGCGTGAACTACTACCACGGCGAGTATGTGGGCGGACGTCCGCCGGCCGTCCCGGTCGACGGTGGCGACGCGCCCACCGAGCGGCAGGGATCCTCGCCGTTCCCCTCGCACGACGGCATCCACTGGCACGATCGCGGGCTTGCCCGCACATCGATGCACTGGGAGGTGCAGCCCGAGGGGCTGACCCGCCTGCTGCGGCGGGTGCAGGACGACTACACCGGCCGTCTCGGCATGCCGCTGTACGTCACCGAGAACGGCGCGGCCTACGACGACGTCGAGGTGCAGGAAGACGGCGAGACGCGGGTGCACGATGGTGACCGTGTCGAGTTCGTGCGCGGGCACCTCGGGGCGATCCTCGACGCCCAGGATGCGGGCGTCGATGTGCGCGGATACTTCTATTGGTCGCTGCTGGACAACTTCGAGTGGGCCTGGGGCTATGAGAAGCGGTTCGGGATCGTTCGCGTGGACTACGCCACGCAGGCGCGGACTGTGAAGGACAGCGGCCGCGAGTACAGTCGGATCATCGCGGAGCGGGCGCTCGATGTCCCGCCCGCCGGTTAG
- a CDS encoding LacI family DNA-binding transcriptional regulator — MGTDELRGAATIEEVAAAAGVSRSTVSRVVNGSTAVSPSALEAVNRAIAELNYVPNRAARSLASRQTLAIALVVPEDVTRFFGDPFFAAIVSGINATLSRSDYVLNLFIANDDPGDKTTSYLRSGAVDGAIIVSHHTSDTFIDRIAAAVPVVYGGRPGRERGNDYYVDVDNVGAGIAATRHLIARGRRRLATVAGPLTMPASVDRLEGFRAALAEAGLEEVGVEGGDFTAQGGREATQRLLEAGAPFDGLFIASDLMARGALVALDRAGLRVPDDVAIVGFDDSPVAATLTPPLTTMRQPSFLQGEQMAATLLDLLAGRNPRRVKMLETELVVRAST; from the coding sequence ATGGGCACGGACGAACTGCGAGGCGCCGCCACCATCGAGGAGGTCGCCGCTGCCGCGGGGGTCTCGCGGTCGACGGTCTCGCGCGTGGTGAACGGATCGACCGCGGTCAGCCCGTCGGCACTCGAGGCGGTGAACCGCGCCATCGCCGAGCTGAACTACGTGCCCAATCGGGCTGCACGGTCGCTGGCGAGCAGGCAGACGCTCGCGATCGCATTGGTGGTCCCTGAGGACGTCACCCGCTTCTTCGGCGACCCGTTCTTTGCGGCGATCGTGTCGGGCATCAACGCGACCCTCAGCAGGTCGGACTACGTCCTGAACCTCTTCATCGCCAACGACGACCCGGGCGACAAGACCACCAGCTACCTGCGCAGCGGCGCGGTCGACGGCGCGATCATCGTTTCGCACCACACCAGCGACACGTTCATCGACCGCATCGCCGCTGCAGTGCCGGTGGTCTACGGCGGCCGGCCCGGCCGGGAGCGCGGGAACGACTACTACGTCGACGTCGACAACGTCGGGGCGGGCATCGCCGCGACCCGGCACCTCATCGCCCGCGGGCGGCGCAGGCTCGCGACGGTCGCGGGACCGCTGACCATGCCGGCATCCGTCGACCGACTCGAGGGATTCCGTGCGGCGCTCGCCGAGGCTGGGCTCGAGGAGGTCGGAGTCGAGGGCGGCGACTTCACCGCTCAGGGTGGCCGGGAGGCGACGCAGCGCCTGCTCGAGGCGGGCGCCCCCTTCGACGGGCTCTTCATCGCCAGTGACCTCATGGCCCGCGGGGCGCTGGTGGCGCTGGACCGCGCAGGGCTGCGCGTTCCGGACGACGTCGCGATCGTAGGCTTCGACGACTCTCCGGTGGCGGCGACGCTGACTCCGCCCCTGACGACCATGCGTCAGCCGTCGTTCTTGCAGGGCGAGCAGATGGCCGCGACGCTGCTGGATCTGCTGGCCGGCCGCAACCCGCGGCGGGTGAAGATGCTCGAGACCGAGCTCGTGGTGCGCGCTTCGACCTGA
- a CDS encoding solute carrier family 23 protein gives MAIWRLHGDGRHVERGAVVKPEERLSWGATIAIGAQHVVAMFGATFLVPILTGFPVSTTLLFSGLGTLLFLLITKNRLPSYLGSSFAFIAPITALNSGQALETPQQLTQALVGVVVAGALLAAVGFIVQAVGTGWIEKLMPPVVAGSIVALIGFNLAPAAWDNFRLQPELATITLVAVVLFSVLFRGFLGRISIFLGVIVGYLVAAFTGQIDFTSVNEAAWIGLPEFHLAGLADPAAWALVPMFLPVVLVLIAENVGHVRGVATMTEDPSINKHTGRALIADGAATMLAGGFGGSATTTYGENIGVMAATRVYSTAAYWVAGIVAILLAFSPKIGALFNTIPAGVLGGVTTALYGLIGVIGIKIWVDNRVDFSRPVNQYTVAVSFIIAIAGFTMDWGSLQFGAIVLGTVAALAIYHGGNAIARWRRTGADDGGPLPAVGQLGGDLQE, from the coding sequence ATGGCCATCTGGCGCCTGCACGGTGACGGCCGCCACGTCGAACGCGGAGCCGTCGTCAAGCCCGAGGAACGTCTGAGCTGGGGCGCCACCATCGCCATCGGCGCTCAGCACGTCGTGGCGATGTTCGGCGCGACCTTCCTCGTGCCGATCCTCACCGGCTTCCCGGTGTCGACGACGCTGCTGTTCTCGGGCCTCGGGACGCTGCTGTTCCTTCTCATCACGAAGAACCGCCTGCCCAGCTACCTGGGGTCGTCGTTCGCGTTCATCGCGCCGATCACGGCGCTGAACAGCGGCCAGGCGCTGGAGACCCCGCAGCAGTTGACGCAGGCGCTCGTGGGCGTCGTCGTGGCCGGTGCGCTGCTGGCCGCGGTGGGCTTCATCGTGCAGGCGGTCGGCACCGGCTGGATCGAGAAGCTCATGCCGCCCGTCGTGGCGGGCTCGATCGTCGCGCTCATCGGTTTCAACCTCGCCCCCGCCGCGTGGGACAACTTCCGCCTGCAGCCGGAGCTGGCCACCATCACCCTGGTGGCCGTCGTGCTGTTCAGCGTGCTCTTCCGCGGGTTCCTCGGGCGCATCTCGATCTTCCTCGGTGTCATCGTCGGCTACCTCGTGGCCGCCTTCACTGGTCAGATCGACTTCACCTCGGTCAACGAGGCGGCGTGGATCGGGCTGCCGGAGTTCCACCTGGCCGGTCTCGCAGACCCCGCCGCGTGGGCGCTCGTGCCGATGTTCCTCCCCGTCGTGCTCGTGCTGATCGCCGAGAACGTCGGCCACGTGCGCGGTGTCGCCACCATGACCGAGGACCCCTCGATCAACAAGCACACCGGCCGGGCGCTCATCGCCGACGGTGCGGCGACGATGCTCGCCGGCGGCTTCGGCGGTTCGGCCACGACGACCTACGGCGAGAACATCGGCGTCATGGCAGCCACGCGCGTCTACTCGACCGCGGCCTACTGGGTGGCCGGCATCGTGGCGATCCTGCTGGCGTTCTCGCCCAAGATCGGCGCCCTGTTCAACACGATCCCCGCCGGTGTGCTCGGCGGTGTGACGACGGCGCTGTACGGCCTGATCGGCGTCATCGGCATCAAGATCTGGGTCGACAACCGCGTGGACTTCTCCCGCCCGGTGAACCAGTACACCGTCGCGGTGTCGTTCATCATCGCGATCGCCGGCTTCACGATGGACTGGGGCTCGCTGCAGTTCGGCGCCATCGTGCTCGGCACCGTCGCGGCTCTCGCGATCTACCACGGCGGCAACGCCATCGCCCGCTGGCGCCGCACCGGCGCCGACGACGGCGGCCCCCTCCCCGCCGTCGGCCAGCTGGGCGGCGACCTGCAGGAGTAG
- a CDS encoding phosphoribosylaminoimidazolesuccinocarboxamide synthase, giving the protein MTSPDLPGWRHVYSGKVRDLYAPSAATPGSEDRVLVVASDRVSAFDHVLEPGIPGKGVLLTTLSLWWFDQLARGDGGRGIPNHLAATVVLGNDDEPHSLVPDAVAGRAMVVRSLDMLPVECVVRGYLTGSGWAEYRAQGTVCGIPLPAGLGDGDRLPEPLFTPAYKAPMGEHDENISFDQTVELVGRERAEELRATSLEIYARATATAERHGLILADTKFEFGLDDKGVLTLADEVLTSDSSRYWDAAAWHSGTTPAARMASFDKQIVRDWLAANWDKQGTPPPLPADVVERTAARYQELLERLTGI; this is encoded by the coding sequence GTGACTTCCCCCGACCTGCCCGGCTGGCGCCACGTCTATTCCGGCAAGGTGCGCGACCTGTACGCCCCCTCCGCCGCCACCCCGGGATCGGAGGATCGGGTGCTGGTGGTCGCCAGCGACCGCGTGAGCGCGTTCGACCACGTGCTCGAGCCCGGCATCCCCGGCAAGGGGGTGCTGCTGACGACCCTGAGCCTGTGGTGGTTCGATCAGCTCGCCCGCGGCGACGGGGGCCGCGGCATCCCGAACCACCTCGCCGCGACGGTGGTGCTCGGCAACGACGACGAGCCGCACTCGCTCGTGCCCGATGCGGTCGCCGGGCGCGCCATGGTGGTGCGCTCGCTCGACATGCTGCCGGTGGAGTGCGTCGTGCGCGGCTATCTCACCGGATCGGGCTGGGCCGAGTATCGCGCGCAGGGCACGGTGTGCGGCATCCCGCTGCCGGCAGGCCTCGGCGACGGGGACCGCCTTCCCGAGCCGCTCTTCACCCCGGCCTACAAGGCGCCGATGGGCGAGCACGACGAGAACATCTCGTTCGACCAGACCGTGGAGCTCGTCGGACGCGAGCGCGCCGAGGAGCTGCGGGCGACGTCGTTGGAGATCTACGCCCGCGCCACCGCCACTGCCGAGCGGCACGGGCTCATCCTCGCGGACACGAAGTTCGAGTTCGGCCTCGACGACAAGGGCGTGCTGACACTGGCGGACGAGGTGCTGACCAGTGATTCGTCGCGCTATTGGGATGCCGCGGCCTGGCACTCCGGCACCACCCCCGCCGCGCGCATGGCGAGCTTCGACAAGCAGATCGTGCGCGACTGGCTCGCCGCGAACTGGGACAAGCAGGGCACCCCGCCGCCGCTTCCCGCCGACGTCGTCGAACGCACCGCCGCGCGATATCAGGAACTGCTGGAGCGACTCACGGGAATCTGA
- a CDS encoding HNH endonuclease signature motif containing protein, with product MENGLRDIAAALDVLVAAGADRPTESLTPGELIAVNDAFGALRRRVDAAFAPVAAEIARQSRTELGKDSLAKKQGHRSPTALISATTGSTAADAVRLVQVGEATAPRMTLSGERLPAKHRHVAAAVASGELGMWAASAIITLLDRVSLRADTGILDAMEQRLSAMAPGLRPDQLGTLLARAEAHLDPDGVEPREAERRGERSLIIQERDGMVVLTAKLDAETAAPVKAAIEGIVTGVLRRTEHADDAEKDRRSMRQMQADALADVCRHALGCTQLPTLPTATVIVRMNLDTLTDGVGVATVDGIDQPLSATAARRLAADAEIIPCVLGGAGEILDWGRARRLFTAAQKLALGERDGGCASCGAPSARCVVHHIRWWARDGGSTDLGNGILLCVGCHHRIHEDGWRIEVQGVGTRAKVWFIPPAWIDPAQTPRLGGRHRYDLAS from the coding sequence ATGGAGAACGGACTCCGAGACATCGCCGCAGCACTCGACGTGCTGGTCGCCGCCGGTGCAGACAGGCCAACCGAGTCGCTGACGCCGGGCGAACTGATCGCGGTGAACGACGCCTTCGGAGCACTGCGCCGCCGAGTGGATGCCGCATTCGCACCGGTGGCCGCCGAGATCGCTCGCCAATCCCGCACCGAGCTGGGCAAGGATTCGCTCGCCAAGAAGCAGGGCCACCGCTCTCCCACCGCGCTGATCTCGGCGACGACGGGTTCGACGGCCGCCGACGCGGTGCGCCTGGTGCAGGTCGGCGAAGCCACCGCACCGCGCATGACGCTCTCCGGCGAGCGCCTTCCCGCCAAGCACCGTCACGTCGCCGCCGCCGTGGCATCCGGCGAGCTCGGCATGTGGGCGGCATCGGCGATCATCACCCTTCTGGACCGTGTGTCGCTGCGCGCCGATACCGGGATCCTCGACGCGATGGAGCAGCGGCTCTCCGCCATGGCGCCGGGCCTGCGCCCTGATCAGCTGGGCACCCTGCTCGCCCGCGCCGAGGCGCACCTCGACCCGGACGGCGTCGAGCCGCGCGAGGCGGAGCGGCGCGGCGAGCGCAGCCTGATCATCCAGGAGCGGGACGGGATGGTCGTGCTGACGGCGAAGCTCGATGCCGAGACAGCGGCGCCTGTGAAGGCCGCCATCGAAGGGATCGTCACCGGCGTCCTCCGCCGCACCGAGCACGCCGACGACGCCGAGAAGGACCGGCGCAGCATGCGTCAGATGCAGGCGGACGCACTCGCCGACGTGTGCCGGCACGCGCTCGGATGCACGCAGCTGCCCACCCTCCCCACGGCGACCGTCATCGTGCGGATGAACCTGGACACCCTGACGGACGGCGTCGGCGTCGCGACCGTCGACGGAATCGATCAGCCGCTCTCGGCGACTGCGGCGCGACGACTGGCCGCCGACGCGGAGATCATCCCCTGCGTACTCGGCGGCGCCGGCGAGATCCTCGACTGGGGACGCGCCAGGCGGCTGTTCACCGCGGCGCAGAAGCTGGCGCTGGGCGAACGCGACGGCGGCTGCGCCTCGTGCGGCGCTCCCTCAGCGCGATGCGTCGTCCACCACATCCGATGGTGGGCACGAGACGGCGGGTCGACGGATCTGGGCAACGGCATCCTCCTCTGCGTCGGATGCCACCACCGCATCCACGAGGACGGCTGGAGGATCGAGGTGCAGGGCGTCGGGACGCGGGCGAAGGTGTGGTTCATCCCACCCGCGTGGATCGATCCGGCACAGACCCCACGTCTCGGCGGGCGACATCGCTACGACCTCGCCAGTTGA
- a CDS encoding DHA2 family efflux MFS transporter permease subunit: MGRAPTPPAASPWPALWALVIGFFMILVDTTIVSVANPAIKAALDPGSGNLDNVVWVTSAYLLAYAVPLLITGRLGDRFGPKNIYLIGLAVFTLASLGCGLSSTLDGLIAFRALQGIGASLMTPQTMAVITRTFPAARRGAAMGLWGATSGVAMLVGPLAGGLLVDGLGWEWIFFVNLPVGIVGFVLAWMLVPKLPTHPHRFDMLGVVLSAVALFLIVFALQEAEHYDWGAIWGPVTVWMLLAAGLVVLALFVLQQARTRSEALVPMSLFRDRNFSVAGIGITAVGFMAASMSLPYMFFLQLARGLSPTDAALLLVPTAVAAGILSPLAGRLLDRTDPRFLLVPGMIAVASALVWYASLMTPDTPTWMFLFPAALMGIGQSGLWGPLATTATRNLDPRQAGAGSGVYNTMRTIGSVLGSAAIAAVMQGRLEANLPGLEEAGAGLGSGALPPEAATGFAAAMGQAILLPAAVLLLGVVAVLFLRRPVPVRAPGETPARAEPPAPTQTRGVR; this comes from the coding sequence GTGGGGCGAGCTCCGACCCCGCCTGCCGCCAGCCCTTGGCCCGCCCTGTGGGCGCTGGTGATCGGCTTCTTCATGATCCTCGTCGACACGACGATCGTGTCGGTGGCCAACCCCGCGATCAAAGCGGCCCTCGATCCCGGCAGCGGCAACCTCGACAATGTCGTGTGGGTGACCAGCGCCTACCTCCTCGCCTACGCCGTGCCGCTGCTGATCACGGGCCGACTCGGCGACAGGTTCGGCCCGAAGAACATCTACCTGATCGGGCTGGCCGTCTTCACGCTGGCCTCGCTCGGGTGCGGGCTGTCCTCCACCCTCGACGGCCTCATCGCCTTCCGCGCGCTGCAGGGCATCGGCGCGTCGCTGATGACGCCGCAGACGATGGCCGTGATCACCCGCACCTTCCCCGCCGCCCGACGTGGAGCGGCGATGGGGCTATGGGGTGCGACCTCCGGCGTCGCGATGCTGGTCGGTCCGCTCGCCGGCGGGCTGCTCGTGGACGGCCTCGGGTGGGAGTGGATCTTCTTCGTGAACCTCCCCGTGGGGATCGTCGGATTCGTGCTGGCGTGGATGCTGGTGCCGAAGCTGCCGACCCACCCGCACCGCTTCGACATGCTGGGGGTGGTGCTCAGCGCCGTCGCCCTGTTCCTCATCGTGTTCGCCCTGCAGGAGGCGGAGCACTACGACTGGGGTGCCATCTGGGGGCCGGTGACGGTGTGGATGCTGCTGGCCGCCGGCCTGGTCGTGCTGGCGCTGTTCGTGCTTCAGCAGGCCCGCACGCGCAGCGAGGCGCTCGTGCCGATGTCGCTGTTCCGCGATCGCAACTTCTCCGTCGCCGGCATCGGCATCACCGCGGTGGGGTTCATGGCGGCGAGCATGTCGCTGCCCTACATGTTCTTCCTGCAGCTGGCGCGCGGGCTGAGTCCGACCGATGCCGCCCTGCTGCTGGTTCCCACGGCGGTGGCCGCCGGCATCCTCTCGCCGCTGGCGGGACGTCTGCTCGACCGCACCGACCCGAGGTTCCTGCTCGTGCCGGGGATGATCGCGGTGGCATCCGCGCTCGTCTGGTACGCGTCGCTGATGACCCCGGATACGCCGACGTGGATGTTCCTCTTCCCCGCCGCCCTCATGGGGATCGGGCAGTCAGGGCTGTGGGGGCCGCTGGCGACGACGGCGACGCGCAACCTCGACCCCCGCCAGGCGGGTGCCGGCTCCGGCGTCTACAACACGATGCGCACGATCGGCTCGGTGCTGGGATCGGCCGCGATCGCGGCGGTGATGCAGGGGCGCCTGGAGGCCAACCTCCCCGGGCTGGAGGAGGCGGGGGCAGGGCTCGGCTCGGGTGCGTTGCCGCCAGAGGCCGCAACCGGGTTCGCCGCGGCGATGGGACAGGCGATCCTGTTGCCGGCGGCGGTGCTCCTGCTCGGAGTGGTCGCCGTGCTGTTCCTGCGCCGGCCCGTGCCGGTGCGCGCGCCCGGGGAAACGCCCGCCCGCGCGGAACCGCCCGCACCCACGCAGACTAGAGGCGTCCGGTGA